In Hevea brasiliensis isolate MT/VB/25A 57/8 unplaced genomic scaffold, ASM3005281v1 Scaf189, whole genome shotgun sequence, one genomic interval encodes:
- the LOC110652026 gene encoding tubulin alpha-2 chain-like: MGQAGIQVGNACWELYCLEHGVQPDGQMPSDKTVGGGDDALSSFFSETGAGKHVPRAVFVDLEPTVTDEVRTNFSPALPPRATQDAANNFARGYYTIGKEIVDLYLDRIRKLADNCTGLQGFLVFNAVGGGSGSGLGSLL, from the coding sequence ATGGGTCAGGCCGGTATTCAGGTGGGAAATGCTTGCTGGGAACTGTACTGCCTCGAGCATGGCGTTCAGCCTGATGGCCAGATGCCAAGTGACAAGACCGTCGGTGGAGGGGACGATGCTTTGAGCTCCTTTTTCAGCGAAACTGGTGCAGGTAAGCACGTCCCTCGAGCTGTGTTTGTTGATCTTGAGCCCACTGTTACTGATGAAGTGAGGACAAACTTTTCGCCAGCTCTTCCACCCAGAGCAACTCAAGATGCTGCCAACAACTTTGCACGCGGCTACTATACTATTGGGAAAGAGATTGTTGATCTTTACTTGGACCGTATCAGAAAGCTTGCTGACAACTGCACTGGCCTCCAAGGATTCTTGGTGTTCAATGCTGTTGGAGGTGGTTCTGGTTCTGGTCTTGGATCACTTCTCTAG